The following coding sequences are from one Geothrix sp. window:
- a CDS encoding SCP2 sterol-binding domain-containing protein, whose amino-acid sequence MALTVDGIFALMPELFLPEKAQGLTVSVYYQVTGEGGGDYTCLIENGAFSLKREAKPDATSVVVIATEDWIALNEGKLDPMQAFMTGKLKGTGDLGLLQKFPKFFKKPQKQGGPVKPLKELVPARLALAGAGLKVTIGGESWGEGAEVAGDETAVRGLVCGVSDPGPALLGGQLRFAGDMVVLRQAWKAWSAEPEISFPDTPGGKALATLRRRYRGGASGTLEVKVDGVPYRLDFSPGGLSVRPGEVEGGAALGISDADFAALNAGKLNLVAALLGGAITVKGDMSQVAAYTAHFDADVNPAQGLLESMPERFNAEKAGDLEAVVGYQIDDMGYTVLIRHGACMVFPRLLKPCDTLLKAKADDFVAMSTGTLNAQEAFMTGKIQIEGDPLLMQKVAKSFRRPEA is encoded by the coding sequence ATGGCTTTGACGGTGGACGGCATTTTTGCGCTCATGCCCGAGCTCTTCCTGCCCGAGAAGGCCCAGGGTCTGACGGTCTCCGTCTACTACCAGGTGACCGGAGAAGGGGGCGGCGACTACACCTGCCTCATCGAGAACGGGGCCTTCTCCCTGAAGCGGGAGGCCAAGCCGGACGCCACCTCCGTGGTGGTGATCGCGACCGAGGATTGGATCGCCCTGAACGAAGGCAAGCTCGACCCCATGCAGGCCTTCATGACCGGCAAGCTCAAGGGAACCGGCGATCTGGGCCTGCTCCAGAAATTCCCCAAGTTCTTCAAGAAGCCCCAGAAGCAGGGCGGGCCGGTGAAGCCGCTCAAGGAGCTGGTGCCGGCGCGGCTGGCGCTGGCCGGGGCGGGCCTCAAGGTCACCATTGGCGGCGAAAGCTGGGGCGAAGGCGCCGAAGTGGCCGGAGACGAGACGGCGGTGCGCGGTCTGGTCTGCGGGGTGTCCGATCCGGGCCCGGCATTGTTGGGCGGCCAGCTCCGCTTTGCCGGCGACATGGTGGTGTTGCGCCAGGCCTGGAAGGCCTGGTCTGCCGAGCCCGAGATCAGCTTTCCCGACACGCCGGGAGGCAAGGCCCTGGCGACCCTGCGCCGCCGTTACCGGGGCGGGGCCAGCGGAACGCTGGAAGTGAAGGTGGACGGCGTGCCCTACCGCCTGGACTTCAGCCCCGGGGGCCTCTCTGTGCGTCCAGGCGAGGTGGAGGGTGGCGCGGCCCTGGGCATCTCCGATGCCGACTTCGCCGCGCTCAACGCCGGCAAGTTGAACCTGGTGGCGGCCCTGCTGGGCGGTGCCATCACCGTGAAGGGCGACATGAGCCAGGTGGCGGCCTACACAGCCCATTTCGATGCGGATGTGAACCCGGCCCAGGGCCTCCTCGAGTCCATGCCGGAGCGGTTCAACGCCGAGAAGGCCGGCGACCTGGAGGCCGTGGTGGGCTACCAGATCGACGACATGGGCTACACAGTGTTAATCCGACACGGCGCCTGCATGGTCTTCCCCCGCCTGCTGAAGCCCTGTGATACGCTCCTCAAAGCGAAGGCTGATGACTTCGTCGCCATGAGCACCGGAACGCTGAACGCCCAGGAGGCTTTCATGACCGGCAAGATCCAGATCGAGGGTGATCCCCTGCTCATGCAGAAGGTGGCGAAGTCGTTCCGGCGGCCGGAGGCCTGA
- a CDS encoding LytR/AlgR family response regulator transcription factor — translation MKALIIDDEDLARAVVREHLAAHPDVEVVGECANGFEAIKAAAQHQPDLIFLDIQMPKLDGFEVLELLEAEGKRPAVVFVTAYDQHALRAFEAHAVDYLLKPFSKERFDSALAKARALQSAQPTAPPAPAADLASSARQGRPLERIVVKDGPKVTVVHLDRLDWVQAQDDYVLLRTEGKNLLKQQTLASLETQLDSSRFIRIHRSYILNLDRLVRIEQDSKEHRDAILRDGTRLPVSRAGFQRLRELWEGA, via the coding sequence ATGAAAGCCCTGATCATCGACGACGAGGACCTGGCCCGCGCCGTGGTGCGCGAGCACCTGGCGGCCCATCCGGACGTGGAGGTCGTGGGCGAGTGCGCCAACGGCTTCGAGGCCATCAAGGCGGCAGCCCAGCACCAGCCGGACCTGATCTTCCTGGACATCCAGATGCCCAAGCTGGATGGCTTCGAGGTGCTCGAGCTGCTCGAGGCCGAGGGCAAGCGCCCGGCGGTGGTCTTCGTCACGGCCTATGATCAGCACGCGCTGCGGGCCTTCGAGGCCCACGCGGTGGACTACCTGCTGAAGCCCTTCTCGAAGGAACGGTTCGACTCGGCCCTGGCCAAGGCGAGGGCCCTGCAGTCGGCCCAACCCACAGCACCTCCGGCCCCGGCCGCGGACCTAGCCTCCAGCGCCCGTCAAGGCCGTCCCCTGGAACGCATCGTCGTGAAGGACGGGCCCAAGGTCACCGTGGTCCACCTGGACCGGCTCGACTGGGTGCAGGCCCAGGATGACTATGTGCTCCTGCGGACCGAGGGGAAGAACCTGCTCAAGCAGCAGACCCTGGCGAGCCTGGAAACCCAGCTCGATTCGAGCCGCTTCATCCGCATCCACCGTAGTTACATCCTGAACCTCGACCGCCTTGTCCGGATCGAGCAGGACTCCAAGGAACACCGCGACGCCATCCTTCGGGACGGCACCCGCCTGCCCGTGAGCCGGGCGGGATTCCAGCGTCTCCGCGAACTCTGGGAAGGGGCCTGA
- a CDS encoding sensor histidine kinase yields MHPLLASRARLGAYLLGWAPIALLLTGIARSQGWTWAEAACLALPLCLFAALLFLSAWFLCRALPLGRTIDGLGAHGAAWGMAAVLMGGLWAGLAWILARLLAWIPGLGALPQRVGTALPVLTGLGILLYLASVALSYLMLAQDRAVEAERKGAELQLLAQESELKALRAQLNPHFLFNSLNSLSALTAVDPARAREMCVLLSDFLRRSLGLGERRLVALREELELARAYLAIEQIRFGARLQLAWVVDPAAEPALLPTLLLQPLVENAIKHGIAALPEGGTLRVAAEVLEGYVVLKVDNPLDADSPAPQGLGIGLRQVRQRLLGRFGSRARFEAGVQDGSHRVTLVFPLEVEP; encoded by the coding sequence ATGCACCCCCTGCTGGCCAGCCGCGCGCGCTTGGGGGCCTACCTCCTGGGGTGGGCCCCCATCGCGCTGCTGCTGACCGGCATTGCCCGCAGCCAGGGCTGGACCTGGGCTGAAGCGGCCTGCCTGGCCCTGCCTCTCTGCCTGTTCGCAGCTCTGCTCTTCCTCTCGGCCTGGTTCCTCTGCCGGGCCCTGCCCCTGGGCCGCACCATCGATGGCCTGGGGGCCCACGGCGCCGCCTGGGGCATGGCCGCCGTCCTCATGGGCGGACTGTGGGCCGGCCTGGCCTGGATCCTGGCCCGCCTCCTGGCCTGGATTCCCGGCCTGGGCGCCCTGCCCCAGCGGGTGGGCACGGCTCTGCCGGTGCTCACGGGCCTGGGCATCCTCCTCTACCTGGCCTCCGTGGCCCTCAGCTACCTGATGCTGGCCCAGGACCGGGCCGTCGAGGCCGAGCGCAAGGGTGCGGAACTGCAGCTGCTGGCCCAGGAGTCCGAGCTCAAGGCCCTCCGCGCCCAGCTGAATCCCCACTTCCTCTTCAACAGCCTCAACTCCCTGTCGGCCCTGACGGCTGTGGACCCGGCCCGGGCCCGGGAGATGTGCGTGCTGCTCTCCGATTTCCTCCGCCGCAGCCTGGGCCTGGGCGAACGCCGGCTGGTGGCGCTGCGCGAGGAACTGGAGCTGGCGCGGGCCTACCTGGCCATCGAGCAGATCCGGTTCGGGGCCCGCCTGCAGCTTGCCTGGGTGGTGGATCCCGCGGCAGAGCCGGCGCTGCTGCCCACCCTGCTGCTGCAGCCCCTGGTGGAGAACGCCATCAAGCACGGCATTGCGGCCCTTCCCGAGGGCGGCACCCTGCGCGTGGCCGCCGAGGTGTTGGAGGGATACGTCGTCCTGAAGGTGGACAACCCCCTGGACGCGGATTCACCGGCCCCGCAGGGGCTCGGGATCGGCCTGCGGCAGGTCCGCCAGCGCCTGCTGGGGCGCTTTGGCAGCCGGGCCCGTTTCGAAGCCGGTGTGCAGGACGGCAGCCATCGAGTCACCCTGGTATTCCCGCTCGAGGTGGAACCATGA
- a CDS encoding LiaF transmembrane domain-containing protein produces MNAPDETKAPSPFSPKLVLGVAIIVAGLVLTLDNLGLIEAHTIFKLWPLVLVAMGIAKIRQEGSGGGMGGWFLVLGGSFLLLFSFARGHLAEALAPMLVVAVGILIVIKALKQNRGVPPELARSEDFLQGTAIFGGFKRRVLTQAFKGGELTAIFGGYEVDLRQAALESGQARIDVFVLFGGGEIRVPEGWEIANRATAIAGALNDSTHHGPSTVEGRPRLVITGLILFGGTEVKS; encoded by the coding sequence ATGAACGCCCCCGACGAAACCAAGGCCCCGAGCCCCTTCAGCCCCAAGCTGGTGCTGGGCGTGGCCATCATCGTGGCGGGCCTGGTGCTCACCCTCGACAACCTCGGGCTCATCGAGGCCCACACCATCTTCAAGCTCTGGCCCCTGGTGCTGGTGGCCATGGGCATCGCGAAGATCCGCCAAGAGGGCAGCGGCGGTGGCATGGGCGGATGGTTCCTCGTGCTGGGCGGGTCCTTCTTGCTGCTCTTCTCCTTCGCCCGGGGTCACCTGGCCGAGGCCCTGGCGCCCATGCTGGTGGTGGCTGTGGGCATCCTCATCGTCATCAAGGCCCTGAAGCAGAACCGTGGCGTGCCCCCGGAGCTGGCCCGGTCCGAGGACTTCCTCCAGGGCACGGCGATCTTCGGGGGTTTCAAGCGCCGGGTGCTCACACAGGCCTTCAAGGGCGGCGAGCTGACGGCCATCTTCGGCGGCTACGAGGTCGACCTGCGCCAGGCGGCCCTGGAGTCAGGCCAGGCCCGCATCGACGTCTTTGTGCTCTTCGGGGGCGGCGAGATCCGCGTGCCCGAGGGCTGGGAGATCGCCAACCGGGCCACGGCCATCGCCGGCGCCCTGAACGACAGCACGCACCATGGCCCCAGCACGGTGGAAGGCCGCCCCCGCCTCGTGATCACCGGCCTGATCCTCTTCGGCGGCACCGAGGTGAAGTCCTAA
- a CDS encoding LiaI-LiaF-like domain-containing protein: protein MNTQERPPLFSTKLVFGLTVIALGLIFMADTLRWYDAWHLLTWWPLALAAFGLARLTQDGILSLRGHIWLGFAVAGFISQFGPWGLLERWWPAFIVWGGIIVTLRAIFPQPKRLKKAKAGSPSPTPADSCDPGTDATQVKP from the coding sequence ATGAACACCCAGGAACGCCCACCCCTCTTCTCGACGAAGCTGGTCTTCGGCCTCACGGTGATCGCCCTGGGCCTGATCTTCATGGCTGACACGCTCCGCTGGTACGACGCCTGGCACCTGCTGACCTGGTGGCCCCTGGCCCTCGCCGCCTTCGGCCTCGCCCGCCTGACCCAGGACGGCATCCTCAGCCTCCGCGGCCACATCTGGCTGGGGTTCGCCGTCGCCGGCTTCATCTCCCAGTTCGGGCCCTGGGGCCTGCTGGAGCGCTGGTGGCCGGCCTTCATCGTCTGGGGCGGCATCATCGTGACGCTGCGAGCTATCTTCCCCCAACCCAAGCGCCTCAAGAAGGCCAAGGCGGGTTCCCCATCGCCAACCCCCGCTGATTCCTGTGATCCTGGAACCGATGCCACGCAGGTGAAACCATGA